The Zingiber officinale cultivar Zhangliang chromosome 9A, Zo_v1.1, whole genome shotgun sequence genome window below encodes:
- the LOC122020547 gene encoding G-box-binding factor 1-like isoform X1, which produces MAALRRVGYGPIRAGKKTLALRSRPWPSRSVSACHLILGLSTSSSRVLRRCLHLGRNRMGSHKEKAATAKLSPEAPSKGPPELPPTPLTAVHPMQSLYGHGVPAVMAQAFYSPSPVAAAQPVVWGPQQVMPPPFGSPIPYASFYPHGGFYAQPPQMNAGMAYWTTETEGRPSEQKDQRPVSKDVSGGESLGKRENNDIGTSSVGEDASQSDHTETEGSSDTVGDDGQPKEHFSNRKRSHETVVPKGGTFQSLSNDEYSGANAQSSYSGRVRTAKKLPVSAPGRAALSGSQNNIEMDLLSSSLSGSVPMYARSNGANSGTIMDERELRREKRKQSNRESARRSRMRKQQECEELARKVNDLNNENTALRLELQNLKKLCEEMETENRTLTEDLKQTQGAELLSELSIGVNQSGDS; this is translated from the exons ATGGCTGCTTTGCGCCGCGTCGGATATGGTCCAATCCGCGCTGGTAAAAAAACCCTAGCGCTCAGATCTCGGCCGTGGCCGAGTCGATCCGTTTCCGCTTGCCATCTCATTCTCGGCCTCTCCACCTCCTCGTCCCGTGTCCTACGCCGCTGCCTCCACTTGGGGCGGAATCGGATGGGTTCCCACAAGGAGAAGGCAGCCACCGCAAAATTGTCGCCGGAAGCCCCCTCCAAGGGCCCACCAGAACTGCCACCGACGCCGTTGACTGCGGTCCACCCCATGCAGTCCTTATACGGACACGGAGTCCCGGCCGTTATGGCCCAGGCCTTCTATTCGCCTTCGCCGGTCGCCGCGGCGCAGCCGGTGGTCTGGGGACCTCAG CAAGTGATGCCGCCACCCTTCGGAAGCCCGATCCCTTACGCTTCGTTCTACCCGCACGGAGGATTTTATGCTCAGCCTCCTCAGATGAACGCG GGCATGGCTTATTGGACGACTGAAACTGAAGGGAGACCCTCGGAGCAGAAGGACCAGCGTCCAGTGAGCAAGGATGTTTCTGGAGGGGAATCTCTGGGCAAACGAGAGAATAATGATATAGGAACCTCCAGTGTCGGGGAGGATGCCTCGCAGAG CGATCATACTGAAACAGAGGGGTCATCTGATACCGTAGGAGACGATGGGCAACCAAAG GAGCATTTCTCGAATAGAAAGAGAAGTCATGAAACTGTAGTTCCAAAAG GTGGAACCTTTCAGTCCCTCAGCAATGATGAATATAGTGGTGCTAATGCTCAATCTTCTTATAGTGGAAGAGTGCGAACTGCCAAAAAACTTCCAGTCTCTGCCCCAGGAAGAGCAGCACTGTCTGGTTCTCAAAATAATATTGAAATGGATTTGTTGAGTTCTTCCCTTTCTGGATCTGTCCCCATGTATGCTAGGTCTAATGGGGCAAATTCAGGAACCATAATG GATGAACGTGAACTGAGGAGAGAAAAACGAAAACAATCTAACAGGGAATCAGCTAGAAGATCAAGGATGAGGAAGCAG CAAGAATGCGAAGAATTGGCAAGGAAAGTGAATGACTTGAACAACGAGAACACTGCCCTCAGACTAGAACTTCAAAATCTCAAGAAGCTGTGTGAGGAAATGGAAACCGAGAACAGAACATTGACG GAGGATCTAAAACAAACTCAAGGAGCAGAGCTTTTGTCTGAGCTCAGCATTGGCGTAAACCAATCAGGAGACTCATGA
- the LOC122020547 gene encoding G-box-binding factor 1-like isoform X2: MPPPFGSPIPYASFYPHGGFYAQPPQMNAGMAYWTTETEGRPSEQKDQRPVSKDVSGGESLGKRENNDIGTSSVGEDASQSDHTETEGSSDTVGDDGQPKEHFSNRKRSHETVVPKGGTFQSLSNDEYSGANAQSSYSGRVRTAKKLPVSAPGRAALSGSQNNIEMDLLSSSLSGSVPMYARSNGANSGTIMDERELRREKRKQSNRESARRSRMRKQQECEELARKVNDLNNENTALRLELQNLKKLCEEMETENRTLTEDLKQTQGAELLSELSIGVNQSGDS; the protein is encoded by the exons ATGCCGCCACCCTTCGGAAGCCCGATCCCTTACGCTTCGTTCTACCCGCACGGAGGATTTTATGCTCAGCCTCCTCAGATGAACGCG GGCATGGCTTATTGGACGACTGAAACTGAAGGGAGACCCTCGGAGCAGAAGGACCAGCGTCCAGTGAGCAAGGATGTTTCTGGAGGGGAATCTCTGGGCAAACGAGAGAATAATGATATAGGAACCTCCAGTGTCGGGGAGGATGCCTCGCAGAG CGATCATACTGAAACAGAGGGGTCATCTGATACCGTAGGAGACGATGGGCAACCAAAG GAGCATTTCTCGAATAGAAAGAGAAGTCATGAAACTGTAGTTCCAAAAG GTGGAACCTTTCAGTCCCTCAGCAATGATGAATATAGTGGTGCTAATGCTCAATCTTCTTATAGTGGAAGAGTGCGAACTGCCAAAAAACTTCCAGTCTCTGCCCCAGGAAGAGCAGCACTGTCTGGTTCTCAAAATAATATTGAAATGGATTTGTTGAGTTCTTCCCTTTCTGGATCTGTCCCCATGTATGCTAGGTCTAATGGGGCAAATTCAGGAACCATAATG GATGAACGTGAACTGAGGAGAGAAAAACGAAAACAATCTAACAGGGAATCAGCTAGAAGATCAAGGATGAGGAAGCAG CAAGAATGCGAAGAATTGGCAAGGAAAGTGAATGACTTGAACAACGAGAACACTGCCCTCAGACTAGAACTTCAAAATCTCAAGAAGCTGTGTGAGGAAATGGAAACCGAGAACAGAACATTGACG GAGGATCTAAAACAAACTCAAGGAGCAGAGCTTTTGTCTGAGCTCAGCATTGGCGTAAACCAATCAGGAGACTCATGA